The Nocardioides campestrisoli genome includes a window with the following:
- a CDS encoding O-methyltransferase — protein MSAPPDLPDIVARAFDVSRRAGYVSFCRNETGRLLATLAATRSGVMAEYGTGCGVGTAWLRSGVRTEARILTAELNPALAKAAAEIFTDDPAVEVFQADWSTLASKGPFSLLFLDSGDPDSVRVDAIADLVEPGGLVVLDDFTPCESWPPIHLGRVDTLREEWLTDERFTAVEVMIAPDASALIATRR, from the coding sequence ATGAGCGCACCCCCTGACCTTCCCGACATCGTCGCCCGCGCCTTCGACGTGTCGCGCCGGGCGGGCTACGTCTCCTTCTGCCGCAACGAGACCGGGCGTCTCCTCGCCACCCTGGCCGCCACCCGTAGCGGAGTGATGGCGGAGTACGGCACCGGCTGCGGCGTCGGCACCGCCTGGCTCCGGTCCGGGGTGCGGACCGAGGCGCGGATCCTGACCGCCGAGCTGAACCCCGCCCTGGCCAAGGCCGCCGCGGAGATCTTCACCGACGACCCCGCCGTCGAGGTCTTCCAGGCGGACTGGTCGACCCTGGCCAGCAAGGGCCCCTTCTCGTTGCTCTTCCTCGACTCCGGCGACCCCGACAGCGTCCGGGTGGACGCGATCGCCGACCTCGTCGAGCCCGGTGGCCTGGTGGTGCTCGACGACTTCACCCCGTGCGAGTCGTGGCCGCCGATCCACCTCGGCCGGGTCGACACCCTGCGCGAGGAGTGGCTCACCGACGAGCGGTTCACCGCCGTCGAGGTGATGATCGCCCCGGACGCCTCGGCCCTGATCGCCACCCGCCGCTGA
- a CDS encoding branched-chain amino acid aminotransferase has protein sequence MEISTTLSTDLVDDQKLAAILENPGFGQHFTDHMFTVEWTPERGWYDARITPYGPLSLDPATAVLHYAQEIFEGMKAYRHDDGSVWSFRPEENARRMVRSSQRLALPELPEEDFVRAADALVEVDRRWVPDSAGEKSLYLRPFMFASEKFLGVRPSQHVTFMVIASPAGSYFKGGVKPVSLWLTEEYTRAARGGMGAAKTGGNYASSLVAQQEASRHDCDQVVFLDAQEQRYVEELGGMNMYFVHADGHIVTPETGTILEGITRASVIELAGKLGHQVTERRFGIEEWREGVASGEIVEIFACGTAAVITPVGELRSAQGTTPAPASTDLTMRIRQALVDVQYGRAEDSFGWMHRIC, from the coding sequence ATGGAGATCAGCACCACCCTCTCGACCGACCTGGTCGACGACCAGAAGCTCGCCGCGATCCTGGAGAACCCGGGGTTCGGCCAGCACTTCACCGACCACATGTTCACGGTCGAGTGGACCCCCGAGCGGGGCTGGTACGACGCTCGCATCACCCCGTACGGCCCGCTCTCGCTCGATCCCGCCACCGCGGTGCTGCACTACGCGCAGGAGATCTTCGAGGGGATGAAGGCCTACCGGCACGACGACGGCAGCGTCTGGAGCTTCCGCCCGGAGGAGAACGCGCGCCGGATGGTGCGCTCCAGCCAGCGGCTGGCGCTCCCGGAGCTGCCCGAGGAGGACTTCGTCCGCGCGGCCGACGCGCTGGTCGAGGTCGACCGCCGCTGGGTGCCCGACAGCGCGGGGGAGAAGAGCCTCTACCTGCGGCCGTTCATGTTCGCCTCGGAGAAGTTCCTCGGCGTCCGCCCGTCGCAGCACGTCACCTTCATGGTGATCGCCAGCCCGGCCGGGTCGTACTTCAAGGGCGGGGTCAAGCCCGTGAGCCTCTGGCTCACCGAGGAGTACACGCGAGCCGCCCGGGGCGGGATGGGGGCGGCCAAGACCGGCGGCAACTACGCCTCCTCCCTGGTGGCCCAGCAGGAGGCGAGCCGGCACGACTGCGACCAGGTCGTCTTCCTCGACGCCCAGGAGCAGCGGTACGTCGAGGAGCTCGGCGGGATGAACATGTACTTCGTCCACGCGGACGGGCACATCGTCACCCCCGAGACCGGGACGATCCTCGAGGGGATCACCCGGGCCTCGGTGATCGAGCTGGCCGGCAAGCTGGGGCACCAGGTCACCGAGCGCCGGTTCGGCATCGAGGAGTGGCGCGAGGGGGTGGCGAGCGGGGAGATCGTGGAGATCTTCGCGTGCGGCACCGCCGCGGTGATCACGCCGGTCGGCGAGCTGCGCTCGGCCCAGGGCACCACCCCGGCCCCGGCCAGCACCGACCTGACCATGCGCATCCGTCAGGCGCTGGTCGACGTCCAGTACGGCCGCGCCGAGGACTCCTTCGGCTGGATGCACCGGATCTGCTGA
- the yczE gene encoding membrane protein YczE has translation MRWTSGRPPRDTAPLADLGPWEQLRAGRLRLRVTQLLGGLVLYGVSLALMVRGALGLAPWDVLHSGLIEHLPLSLGQMVVLVSFAVLLLWIPLRERPGLGTLANAVVVGIATDATLAVTTEPDAVWARGTLMVLGVLLNASATALYIGAQLGRGPRDGLMTGLARRTGLSLRLVRTTLEVTVVLAGLALGGALGAGTVLYALTIGPLAQLALPWTTVRLDPARGSRRDG, from the coding sequence ATGCGCTGGACCTCCGGAAGGCCGCCGCGCGACACGGCCCCGCTCGCCGACCTGGGGCCGTGGGAGCAGCTGCGAGCCGGGCGCCTACGGCTCCGGGTGACCCAGCTGCTGGGCGGCCTGGTGCTCTACGGCGTCTCGCTGGCCCTGATGGTGCGCGGAGCCCTCGGGCTGGCGCCCTGGGACGTCCTGCACTCGGGGCTGATCGAGCACCTGCCGCTGTCCCTGGGCCAGATGGTGGTCCTGGTGAGCTTCGCGGTGCTCCTGCTCTGGATCCCGCTCCGGGAGCGACCGGGCCTGGGCACCCTGGCCAACGCCGTGGTGGTCGGCATCGCGACGGACGCGACGCTGGCGGTGACCACCGAGCCGGACGCCGTGTGGGCGAGGGGCACGCTGATGGTGCTCGGAGTGCTGCTGAACGCCTCGGCCACCGCCCTCTACATCGGCGCGCAGCTGGGACGCGGACCGCGGGACGGGCTGATGACGGGCCTGGCTCGTCGTACCGGCCTCTCGCTGCGCCTGGTGCGGACGACGCTCGAGGTGACCGTCGTGCTGGCGGGGCTCGCCCTGGGCGGTGCTCTGGGCGCGGGCACGGTCCTCTACGCGCTGACCATCGGCCCGCTCGCCCAGCTCGCGCTGCCGTGGACCACCGTCCGGCTCGATCCGGCCCGGGGGAGTCGCAGAGACGGCTGA
- a CDS encoding ABC transporter ATP-binding protein — translation MITIDSLTKRYGAHLAVDDVSFTAAPGRVTGFLGPNGAGKSTTMRMMTGLTPPTSGSALVNDLHFAALPNPGREVGVLLDASAQHAGRTGRETLAVAQRTMGLPKRRIAETLALVGLTEDEAGRRVRHYSLGMRQRLGIGLALIGEPQVLILDEPANGLDPAGIRWMRDLLRGFADDGGTVLLSSHLLHEIEVVADDLVVIGNGRIVAQGTKAELLDAAGTVVRARDEAALLAALAGAGQPAAGHPDGSVHTEASAETVGEIALAAGVPLTELRTADGHGLEEMFLRLTAETQRDPLADHPGDSQSHSTGAAA, via the coding sequence ATGATCACCATCGACTCCCTCACCAAGAGGTACGGCGCCCACCTGGCCGTCGACGACGTCTCCTTCACCGCCGCCCCCGGCCGGGTGACCGGCTTCCTCGGACCCAACGGCGCCGGCAAGTCCACCACCATGCGGATGATGACCGGGCTGACCCCGCCCACGTCGGGCAGTGCCCTGGTCAACGACCTGCACTTCGCGGCGCTGCCCAACCCGGGGCGCGAGGTCGGGGTGCTCCTCGACGCGTCGGCCCAGCACGCGGGCCGCACCGGACGCGAGACCCTGGCCGTGGCCCAGCGCACCATGGGGCTGCCGAAGCGGCGGATCGCCGAGACCCTGGCCCTGGTCGGCCTCACCGAGGACGAGGCCGGGCGACGGGTCCGCCACTACTCCCTGGGCATGCGGCAGCGGCTGGGGATCGGCCTGGCCCTGATCGGCGAGCCGCAGGTGCTGATCCTCGACGAGCCTGCCAACGGCCTCGACCCGGCCGGCATCCGGTGGATGCGCGACCTGCTCCGGGGGTTCGCCGACGACGGTGGCACGGTGCTCCTCTCCTCCCACCTGCTGCACGAGATCGAGGTCGTCGCCGACGACCTGGTGGTCATCGGCAACGGCCGGATCGTGGCCCAGGGCACCAAGGCCGAACTGCTGGACGCCGCCGGGACCGTGGTGCGGGCGCGGGACGAGGCCGCGCTGCTCGCTGCCCTCGCCGGCGCCGGGCAGCCGGCCGCCGGCCACCCGGACGGCAGCGTGCACACGGAGGCGAGCGCGGAGACGGTCGGCGAGATCGCGCTGGCCGCGGGGGTCCCGCTCACCGAGCTGCGGACCGCCGACGGCCACGGGCTGGAGGAGATGTTCCTCCGCCTCACCGCAGAGACCCAGCGGGACCCGCTCGCCGACCACCCCGGCGACTCCCAGAGCCACTCGACAGGAGCAGCAGCATGA
- a CDS encoding 3-isopropylmalate dehydrogenase — translation MTQTPSATPVALAVIPGDGIGPEVTAEALKVLDAVAPGAFTPTRYDLGAERYLATGEVLPDSVLAEIRGHDAILLGAVGGKPNDPNLPPGLLERGLLLRLRFELDHYVNLRPSRIFPGVPSPLAAPGEVDFVVVREGTEGPYTGNGGALRVGTPAEVATEVSVNTAYGVERVLRDAFARAQKRPRRKITLVHKTNVLVHAGSVWWRLFEEVGAEFPDVTRDYMHIDAATIFMTTDPARFDVIVTDNLFGDIITDLAAAITGGIGLAASGNVNPDRTAPSMFEPVHGSAPDIAGQQKADPTAAILSGALLLDHLGRTEEASRVEKAVIDDIAARESGQVRSTSQVGDAIAARL, via the coding sequence ATGACACAGACCCCATCAGCCACCCCGGTCGCGCTCGCCGTCATCCCCGGCGACGGGATCGGTCCGGAGGTGACCGCCGAGGCGCTCAAGGTGCTCGACGCAGTCGCCCCGGGAGCCTTCACCCCCACCCGGTACGACCTCGGCGCGGAGCGTTACCTCGCGACCGGCGAGGTGCTGCCCGACTCGGTGCTCGCGGAGATCCGCGGGCACGACGCGATCCTGCTCGGCGCGGTCGGCGGCAAGCCGAACGACCCGAACCTGCCGCCCGGCCTGCTCGAGCGCGGGCTGCTGCTCCGCCTGCGGTTCGAGCTGGACCACTACGTGAACCTCCGGCCGTCCCGGATCTTCCCGGGCGTCCCGTCGCCGCTGGCCGCGCCGGGCGAGGTCGACTTCGTCGTGGTGCGCGAGGGCACCGAGGGTCCCTACACGGGCAACGGCGGTGCGCTGCGCGTCGGCACCCCGGCCGAGGTCGCGACCGAGGTCAGCGTCAACACGGCGTACGGCGTGGAGCGGGTGCTGCGCGACGCGTTCGCCCGGGCGCAGAAGCGGCCGCGCCGCAAGATCACCCTGGTGCACAAGACCAACGTCCTGGTGCACGCCGGCTCGGTGTGGTGGCGGCTCTTCGAGGAGGTCGGGGCGGAGTTCCCCGACGTCACCCGCGACTACATGCACATCGACGCGGCGACGATCTTCATGACCACCGACCCGGCGCGGTTCGACGTGATCGTCACCGACAACCTGTTCGGCGACATCATCACCGACCTGGCCGCCGCCATCACCGGCGGCATCGGGCTCGCTGCCTCCGGCAACGTCAACCCCGACCGGACGGCGCCGTCGATGTTCGAGCCCGTGCACGGCTCCGCGCCGGACATCGCGGGTCAGCAGAAGGCCGACCCCACGGCGGCGATCCTCTCCGGGGCCCTGCTGCTGGACCACCTGGGTCGCACCGAGGAGGCGTCCCGGGTGGAGAAGGCGGTGATCGACGACATCGCGGCGCGCGAGTCGGGCCAGGTACGCAGCACCTCGCAGGTCGGCGACGCCATCGCCGCCCGCCTGTGA
- the cimA gene encoding citramalate synthase, with amino-acid sequence MDLQGPFHVYDTTLRDGAQQEGLNLSVADKLTISRQLDDLGVGFIEGGWPGANPKDTEFFRRAATELDLRHAVLAAFGSTRRPGAVAADDPQVAALRDSGAPVVTLVAKSHDRHVELALRTTLAENLAMVRDTVAHLVAEGRKVFLDAEHFFDGYRANRDYALEVLRAAGDAGADVAVLCDTNGGMLPPWVSEVVHDVLDATGVRVGIHCHNDTGCAVANTLAAVDAGATHVQGTINGYGERTGNADLVTVVANLELKHARAVLPPGALREATRIAHAVAEVTNFPPASRQPYVGTSAFTHKAGLHASAIKVDPDLYQHMDPAGVGNDMRLLVSDMAGRASIELKGRELGFDLSEDRELATRVTERVKALEQRGYTFEAADASFELLLAEEVEGQRPRYFDVESWRVITETGPTGSEAVSEATVKLVSGGVRYVVTGEGNGPVNALDEALRSAISQAYPEVAKFELVDYKVRILDAGHGTDAVTRVLIETSDGQSSWVTVGVGHNVVEASWEALVDGLSFGLRRQHAD; translated from the coding sequence ATGGATCTGCAGGGCCCGTTCCACGTCTACGACACCACGCTGCGCGACGGCGCCCAGCAGGAGGGACTCAACCTCTCGGTGGCCGACAAGCTGACGATCTCGCGCCAGCTCGACGACCTCGGCGTGGGCTTCATCGAGGGCGGCTGGCCCGGTGCCAACCCCAAGGACACGGAGTTCTTCCGCCGGGCCGCCACCGAGCTCGACCTGCGGCACGCCGTCCTGGCCGCCTTCGGCTCCACCCGCCGCCCGGGCGCGGTCGCCGCGGACGACCCGCAGGTCGCCGCGCTGCGTGACTCCGGGGCACCCGTGGTCACCCTGGTGGCGAAGTCGCACGACCGGCACGTCGAGCTGGCCCTGCGCACCACGTTGGCGGAGAACCTGGCGATGGTCCGCGACACCGTGGCCCACCTGGTCGCGGAGGGACGGAAGGTCTTCCTGGACGCCGAGCACTTCTTCGACGGCTACCGGGCGAACCGGGACTACGCGCTGGAGGTGCTGCGTGCGGCGGGCGACGCCGGGGCGGACGTCGCGGTCCTGTGCGACACCAACGGCGGGATGCTGCCGCCGTGGGTCTCCGAGGTCGTCCACGACGTCCTGGACGCGACCGGGGTCCGGGTGGGCATCCACTGCCACAACGACACCGGCTGCGCGGTCGCCAACACGCTCGCGGCGGTCGACGCCGGAGCCACGCACGTGCAGGGCACCATCAACGGCTACGGCGAGCGCACCGGGAACGCCGACCTGGTCACCGTGGTCGCCAACCTCGAGCTCAAGCACGCCCGCGCGGTGCTCCCTCCCGGCGCCCTGCGGGAGGCGACCAGGATCGCGCACGCGGTCGCGGAGGTCACCAACTTCCCCCCGGCCAGCCGCCAGCCCTACGTCGGCACCTCGGCGTTCACCCACAAGGCCGGCCTGCACGCCAGCGCCATCAAGGTCGACCCCGACCTCTACCAGCACATGGACCCGGCGGGGGTCGGCAACGACATGCGGCTGCTGGTCTCGGACATGGCCGGACGCGCCTCGATCGAGCTCAAGGGCCGCGAGCTCGGCTTCGACCTCTCCGAGGACCGGGAGCTGGCCACCCGGGTCACCGAGCGGGTCAAGGCGCTGGAGCAGCGCGGTTACACCTTCGAGGCCGCCGACGCCTCCTTCGAGCTCCTGCTCGCCGAGGAGGTCGAGGGGCAGCGCCCGCGCTACTTCGACGTCGAGTCGTGGCGGGTGATCACCGAGACCGGTCCGACCGGCTCCGAGGCCGTCTCGGAGGCGACGGTCAAGCTCGTCTCCGGCGGCGTGCGCTACGTGGTCACCGGCGAGGGCAACGGACCCGTGAACGCCCTGGACGAGGCGCTGCGCTCGGCCATCTCCCAGGCCTACCCCGAGGTCGCGAAGTTCGAGCTGGTCGACTACAAGGTCAGGATCCTGGACGCCGGCCACGGCACCGACGCGGTCACCCGGGTGCTGATCGAGACCTCCGACGGTCAGTCGAGCTGGGTCACCGTCGGGGTCGGGCACAACGTGGTCGAGGCCTCGTGGGAGGCGCTGGTCGACGGCCTCTCGTTCGGGCTGCGCCGCCAGCACGCCGACTGA
- the serA gene encoding phosphoglycerate dehydrogenase, with product MTYRPVVLIAEELSPATLDALGPEFDVRFCRGADRAELLREVRSADALLVRSATQVDRGLLESAPRLKVVARAGTGLGGIDVRAATQHGVMVVNAPTSNLVSAAELTVGLMLAAARNISRAHAALRAGEWQRSLFTGTELFGKTAGIVGLGRVGVLVAQRLEAFGMKVVAYDPYVQAGRAAQVGVRLVDLETLLEESDFISVHLPRTPETVDLIGVDELARVKPSLVLVNASRGGIVDEVALHDALKTGRVAAAGLDVFATEPGTDSPLLELDNVVATPHLGASTDEAQENAGIAVARSVRLALAGELVPDAVNVQGGLIAEEVRPGIALTEKLGRIFTALAGEVAQQVDVEVRGELTEHDVRVLELAALKGAFSEIVEEQVSYVNAPLLAAERGTSVRLLTEPESPDHRNLITVRGTLADGAQVEVSGTLVGPGQRERLVAVNGFALDLEPTRHLAFFVYQDRPGMVGTVGGILGAAGVNIAGMQVARQDRGGSALVALSVDSAIGVHTLEEIERAIDATAVRAVDLLPGQ from the coding sequence GTGACCTACCGCCCTGTCGTCCTGATCGCCGAGGAGCTCAGTCCAGCCACCCTGGACGCGCTGGGACCGGAGTTCGACGTCCGTTTCTGCCGGGGTGCCGACCGGGCCGAGCTGCTGCGCGAGGTGCGGTCCGCCGACGCGCTCCTGGTCCGGTCGGCCACCCAGGTCGACCGCGGGCTCCTGGAGTCCGCCCCCCGGCTCAAGGTGGTGGCGCGCGCGGGGACGGGGCTGGGCGGGATCGACGTCCGGGCCGCGACCCAGCACGGGGTGATGGTGGTCAACGCCCCGACCTCCAACCTGGTCAGCGCCGCGGAGCTGACCGTCGGCCTGATGCTGGCCGCCGCCCGGAACATCAGCCGGGCGCACGCCGCGTTGAGGGCGGGGGAGTGGCAGCGGTCGCTGTTCACCGGCACCGAGCTCTTCGGCAAGACGGCGGGCATCGTGGGCCTGGGGCGGGTCGGGGTGCTGGTCGCCCAGCGGCTGGAGGCCTTCGGGATGAAGGTCGTCGCCTACGACCCCTACGTGCAGGCGGGCCGCGCCGCCCAGGTGGGAGTGCGTCTGGTGGACCTGGAGACGCTGCTGGAGGAGTCCGACTTCATCTCGGTGCACCTGCCGAGGACCCCGGAGACCGTGGACCTGATCGGGGTCGACGAACTGGCCCGGGTCAAGCCCTCGCTGGTGCTCGTCAACGCCTCCCGGGGTGGCATCGTCGACGAGGTCGCGCTGCACGACGCCCTCAAGACCGGCCGGGTGGCGGCCGCCGGGCTCGACGTCTTCGCCACCGAGCCCGGCACCGACTCCCCGCTGCTCGAGCTGGACAACGTGGTCGCGACCCCGCACCTGGGCGCCTCCACGGACGAGGCGCAGGAGAACGCCGGGATCGCCGTGGCCCGCTCGGTGCGGCTCGCCCTGGCCGGCGAGCTCGTGCCCGACGCGGTCAACGTGCAGGGCGGGCTGATCGCCGAGGAGGTACGACCCGGCATCGCGCTCACCGAGAAGCTGGGGCGGATCTTCACCGCACTCGCCGGGGAGGTCGCGCAGCAGGTCGACGTCGAGGTGCGCGGCGAGCTCACCGAGCACGACGTCCGGGTGCTGGAGCTGGCGGCGCTCAAGGGCGCCTTCTCCGAGATCGTCGAGGAGCAGGTCTCCTACGTGAACGCCCCGCTGCTGGCCGCCGAGCGCGGCACCTCCGTGCGGCTGCTGACCGAGCCCGAGAGCCCCGACCACCGCAACCTGATCACCGTGCGCGGCACGCTGGCCGACGGAGCGCAGGTCGAGGTCTCCGGCACCCTGGTCGGGCCCGGCCAGCGGGAGCGGCTGGTGGCGGTCAACGGCTTCGCGCTCGACCTGGAGCCGACCCGGCACCTCGCCTTCTTCGTCTACCAGGACCGGCCAGGGATGGTCGGCACGGTGGGCGGGATCCTCGGCGCGGCCGGGGTGAACATCGCGGGCATGCAGGTGGCCCGCCAGGACCGGGGTGGCAGCGCGCTGGTGGCGCTCTCGGTCGACTCGGCGATCGGGGTGCACACCCTGGAGGAGATCGAGCGGGCGATCGACGCGACCGCGGTGCGCGCGGTCGACCTGCTGCCGGGCCAGTAG
- a CDS encoding ABC transporter permease subunit, with product MSTVTTREPSAPRTSAAPTRAAHAAGGTRESRTRIPFGRLLWVELTKMFDTRSGFWLLAGIGASAVVATGLVMTLGPEDVQVYSSYAAAIGVPMSILLPLMAVLAVTTEWSQRSVLTTFTLEPRRSRVLAAKALCAIAVGALSMLAALGIAALGHLLGSTLGDTPAVWDISAQNVATLVLANVIGLVMGFTLGVVLRSSPTAIVAFFVWSLVLPNALYVLGTVQEGFADVQPWIDFYYATNPLYEDVPTGEQWAQLATSGTLWLVLPLAFGLWRVHRAEVK from the coding sequence ATGAGCACCGTGACCACCCGCGAGCCGTCCGCCCCGCGCACCAGTGCCGCACCGACCCGGGCCGCACACGCCGCCGGAGGCACCCGGGAGAGCCGCACCCGGATCCCGTTCGGCCGGCTGCTCTGGGTCGAGCTGACCAAGATGTTCGACACCCGCTCCGGCTTCTGGCTGCTGGCGGGCATCGGCGCCTCGGCGGTCGTCGCCACCGGCCTGGTGATGACCCTGGGTCCGGAGGACGTGCAGGTCTACAGCTCGTACGCCGCCGCGATCGGCGTGCCGATGTCGATCCTGCTCCCGCTGATGGCGGTCCTGGCCGTCACCACCGAGTGGTCCCAGCGCAGCGTGCTGACGACCTTCACCCTGGAGCCCCGACGCAGCCGGGTGCTCGCCGCCAAGGCGCTGTGCGCCATCGCCGTGGGCGCGCTCTCGATGCTGGCCGCCCTGGGGATCGCCGCTTTGGGACACCTGCTGGGCAGCACCCTCGGGGACACCCCGGCGGTCTGGGACATCTCCGCACAGAACGTCGCCACCCTGGTGCTGGCCAACGTGATCGGCCTGGTCATGGGATTCACCCTGGGGGTGGTGCTGCGCAGCTCGCCGACGGCGATCGTGGCGTTCTTCGTCTGGTCGCTCGTGCTGCCCAACGCGCTGTACGTGCTCGGCACGGTGCAGGAGGGGTTCGCCGACGTGCAGCCGTGGATCGACTTCTACTACGCCACCAACCCGCTGTACGAGGACGTCCCCACCGGTGAGCAGTGGGCGCAGCTCGCCACCTCGGGGACGCTGTGGCTGGTACTGCCGCTGGCCTTCGGGCTCTGGCGGGTGCACCGGGCCGAGGTGAAGTGA
- a CDS encoding serine/threonine-protein kinase, with protein MTAPRPSVPPAGLQVGGYQLLTRLGEGGMGVVHLAARPGGPRVALKVLRPHVVGDQEARARLAREVDTLSRVRSPRVAEVLDADPWGEVPFVVTRYVPGLSLQDQVRQEGTVRGDDLVHLGRCLAEALEAVHRVGVLHRDVKPSNVLMEGRNPVLIDFGLARLADDTRLTRVGWLLGTPGYLAPEILLGQDPEPASDVHSWGATVAYAATGRRPFGAGPDVAVMDRVRRGEHDLRGLDGPIRHVVLAALDPDPAARPTVHQLKAWLAPGQVSVPSPPTRPVGLRRPPASATVSTEPLVAAQLDPDRATTEDWRWAEDERWAEDEAATADPRWGWESDLHPGTDPESDHDTHVEGHPDTVWDPDAEAPPEPSTRTTALARLRSLTLLAGLAAVGAGALAWAPWVSGMLLVLLVWLLVAGSRASDAVRARRAVRGARWYDGVALALASPLHLLRALPTTVVLAGWALGVGLAVGLLCFAVGLPETTSLGVMGVGVVVGVWAGPGGHLVRRPVGAALHTAAARPTAWLVTAAVVAAVASGFIALAQDGTHWDPGSDAPWRAISFSGLL; from the coding sequence GTGACCGCACCACGTCCCTCCGTCCCACCCGCGGGGCTCCAGGTCGGCGGCTACCAGCTGCTCACCCGACTCGGCGAGGGCGGCATGGGAGTGGTCCACCTGGCGGCTCGCCCGGGTGGCCCCCGGGTCGCGCTCAAGGTGCTGCGCCCCCACGTCGTCGGCGACCAGGAGGCGAGGGCGCGGCTGGCCCGTGAGGTCGACACCCTCTCGCGGGTCCGCAGCCCCCGGGTCGCGGAGGTGCTGGACGCCGATCCGTGGGGCGAGGTGCCGTTCGTGGTCACCCGCTACGTGCCCGGGCTCTCCCTGCAGGACCAGGTGCGCCAGGAGGGCACGGTCCGCGGCGACGACCTGGTCCACCTGGGCCGCTGCCTGGCGGAGGCCCTCGAGGCGGTGCACCGGGTCGGGGTGCTGCACCGCGACGTCAAGCCGTCGAACGTGCTGATGGAGGGACGCAACCCGGTCCTGATCGACTTCGGCCTGGCCCGGCTGGCCGACGACACGCGGCTGACCCGGGTCGGCTGGCTGCTGGGGACCCCGGGCTACCTGGCCCCGGAGATCCTGCTCGGCCAGGACCCCGAGCCCGCCTCCGACGTGCACTCGTGGGGGGCCACCGTGGCCTACGCCGCGACCGGCCGGCGGCCGTTCGGCGCCGGCCCCGACGTCGCGGTGATGGACCGGGTCCGGCGCGGCGAGCACGACCTGCGCGGGCTGGACGGCCCGATCCGGCACGTGGTGCTGGCCGCACTCGACCCCGACCCAGCCGCGCGCCCCACCGTGCACCAGCTCAAGGCGTGGCTGGCGCCGGGTCAGGTCTCCGTGCCGAGCCCGCCCACCCGGCCGGTGGGGCTGCGGCGCCCGCCGGCCTCCGCCACGGTGAGCACCGAGCCGCTCGTGGCCGCCCAGCTCGACCCCGACCGCGCCACGACCGAGGACTGGCGCTGGGCCGAGGACGAGCGCTGGGCCGAGGACGAGGCCGCGACCGCCGATCCGCGGTGGGGCTGGGAGAGCGACCTCCACCCCGGCACCGACCCGGAGTCGGACCACGACACTCACGTGGAGGGTCACCCGGACACCGTCTGGGACCCCGACGCCGAGGCTCCCCCGGAGCCGTCGACGCGGACCACGGCGCTGGCTCGGCTGCGAAGCCTGACTCTGCTCGCGGGACTCGCGGCCGTCGGAGCCGGTGCGCTGGCCTGGGCCCCGTGGGTCTCGGGGATGCTGCTGGTGCTGCTGGTCTGGCTCCTGGTCGCCGGCTCCCGCGCCAGCGACGCGGTGCGGGCGCGTCGCGCCGTTCGCGGCGCCCGCTGGTACGACGGGGTGGCGCTCGCCCTGGCCAGTCCTCTCCACCTGCTGCGGGCACTGCCCACCACCGTGGTGCTCGCCGGCTGGGCGCTGGGCGTGGGGCTCGCCGTGGGACTCCTCTGCTTCGCCGTCGGGCTGCCCGAGACCACCTCCCTGGGCGTGATGGGCGTCGGTGTCGTGGTCGGGGTGTGGGCGGGTCCCGGAGGCCACCTCGTACGTCGTCCGGTCGGGGCCGCGCTGCACACCGCGGCGGCCCGACCGACAGCCTGGCTGGTGACGGCGGCGGTGGTCGCCGCGGTGGCCTCGGGCTTCATCGCGCTGGCCCAGGACGGCACGCACTGGGACCCGGGCTCGGACGCGCCGTGGCGGGCCATTTCGTTCTCCGGACTGCTCTGA